A window of the Mucilaginibacter sp. cycad4 genome harbors these coding sequences:
- a CDS encoding acetylxylan esterase translates to MKSTAFFFLLTCAVGAKAQNAAPVNFTADQDHQNMMKQLGIKTLRNGPSGDESAPNHANYDEALANPYPDLPDALTLKNGKKVTTAEMWWKQRRPEIVEDLEREVYGRIPANVPKVTWAVKVTDKERVGFYPVIAKQLIGHVDNTAYPLINVNIEMTLVVPANAKGPVPVLMMFGRSTLPAPAQPSPADVEKINAALKELLLKEHPEFKTIFEQYPAYNPIAEQSPFGPGGLPVMKGDPPTATQLIANGWGYVLIDPSSIQADNGEGLTKGIIGLVNKGQPRKPEDWGALRAWSWGAARALDYLETEPAVDTKHVGIEGVSRYGKAALVTLAFEQRFAMGLIGSSGEGGAKLHRRNFGEAVESLTGGGYYWMAGNFMKYGASDAVFGTKTAKDLPVDAHELIALCAPRFTFISYGVPEQGDAKWLDQQGSYMATVAAGSVFKLLGAKDIGVSNDYKTEKKPPVNTGLLDGELAWRQHDGGHTDAPNVKYFIAWANKLMHYGKEGGK, encoded by the coding sequence ATGAAAAGTACTGCCTTCTTTTTTTTACTCACATGCGCTGTAGGGGCGAAAGCGCAAAATGCCGCCCCGGTAAATTTTACCGCCGATCAGGACCATCAGAACATGATGAAGCAGTTGGGCATTAAAACCTTGCGTAACGGGCCAAGCGGTGATGAATCGGCCCCCAATCATGCTAATTATGATGAGGCGCTGGCTAACCCGTACCCGGATTTACCGGATGCCCTTACGCTAAAGAATGGCAAAAAAGTCACTACTGCCGAAATGTGGTGGAAACAGCGCCGCCCCGAAATTGTGGAAGACCTGGAGCGCGAAGTTTATGGCCGCATCCCCGCTAACGTTCCCAAAGTAACCTGGGCAGTTAAGGTAACCGACAAAGAGCGGGTTGGCTTTTATCCGGTAATTGCCAAACAGCTTATCGGTCATGTTGATAATACGGCTTACCCGCTTATCAACGTAAATATTGAAATGACCTTAGTAGTTCCAGCAAATGCCAAAGGACCGGTACCTGTACTGATGATGTTTGGCCGGAGCACTTTGCCCGCGCCGGCCCAGCCTTCGCCTGCAGATGTAGAAAAGATCAACGCTGCATTGAAAGAACTTCTTTTAAAAGAGCACCCTGAGTTTAAAACCATTTTTGAGCAATATCCCGCCTATAACCCTATTGCCGAACAATCTCCTTTTGGCCCGGGCGGTTTACCGGTAATGAAGGGCGACCCGCCGACTGCCACGCAGCTGATAGCCAATGGCTGGGGTTATGTGCTGATAGACCCTTCATCGATACAGGCTGATAATGGCGAAGGTTTAACCAAAGGGATTATCGGCCTCGTAAATAAAGGCCAGCCACGTAAGCCGGAGGATTGGGGCGCTTTGCGTGCCTGGTCGTGGGGAGCGGCACGTGCATTGGATTACCTGGAAACTGAACCGGCTGTCGATACCAAACATGTAGGTATTGAAGGCGTATCCCGTTATGGAAAAGCAGCGCTGGTAACACTGGCTTTTGAGCAGCGGTTTGCCATGGGGCTGATCGGTTCGTCGGGTGAGGGAGGGGCCAAGCTGCACCGCCGAAACTTTGGAGAAGCAGTGGAAAGCCTTACCGGCGGCGGATATTATTGGATGGCCGGTAACTTTATGAAATATGGTGCATCGGATGCTGTTTTTGGTACCAAAACCGCTAAAGACCTTCCGGTAGATGCACATGAGCTGATTGCCTTATGCGCACCCAGGTTTACTTTTATTAGCTACGGTGTTCCGGAACAAGGTGATGCCAAATGGCTCGATCAGCAGGGAAGCTATATGGCAACGGTGGCGGCCGGCTCTGTATTTAAGCTGCTTGGTGCAAAAGATATTGGAGTATCAAATGATTACAAAACTGAAAAAAAGCCGCCTGTTAACACCGGCTTGCTTGATGGTGAGCTTGCCTGGCGCCAGCATGATGGCGGCCATACCGATGCACCCAATGTAAAATACTTTATTGCCTGGGCTAATAAGCTGATGCATTATGGTAAAGAAGGAGGAAAGTGA
- a CDS encoding sialate O-acetylesterase, with the protein MRSVKLLLVALFACLILPCYGIVRLPQLVADGMVLQRDAKVKIWGWADAGEKVAVNFQHKTYRTVTDQSGSWKIALQPMKAGGPYTMEITGSNHVTIRDILIGDVWFCSGQSNMVLPMERVKEKYPDEIAKANYPQIRNFFVKTEADVTKQHQDLLPGKWAKADSVTVLGFGAASWFFAKQLYQKYHVPIGIINSSVGGTPIEAWIGSEGLKNIQSYHNRVAQFSSTAFMDSVLKKHPQPVEQPDTDKGLNEPQPWYDTTYRPHNWHHFWLPGYWADQGIKGLNGVVWFRKEINLPASVQGKAAKLFLGRIVDADQTYVNGSKVGNITYQYPPRRYAVPAGLLRPGKNIIVVRVINTAGKGGFVPDKPYYLAIAGDTTDLRGDWQYKVGQVFEPVWIKPEFSAQNEPTGLYNTMVAPVINYTIKGMVWYQGESNSSRASEYGKLLKALIADWRSRWQEGNIPFIYAQLPNFNEAQYLPTESSWAQLRDGQLNALEVPNTGMAVTIDAGEWNDIHPLNKKTVGERLARAAENVAYGDVDVVPSGPIYQSAKIEGNKVEITFKNTGAGLIAGDSEELSQFAIAGADKKFVWAKAIIKGNKVVVWSDKIPAPLHVRYAWADNPDGANLYNKEGLPASPFQTDKLQ; encoded by the coding sequence ATGAGGTCAGTGAAGCTATTACTTGTCGCGCTGTTCGCTTGTTTGATATTACCGTGCTATGGAATAGTGCGCCTGCCGCAATTGGTTGCGGACGGCATGGTGTTACAACGCGACGCGAAAGTAAAAATCTGGGGATGGGCCGATGCAGGTGAAAAGGTCGCCGTTAATTTTCAGCATAAAACATACCGTACAGTTACCGACCAAAGCGGTTCCTGGAAAATTGCCCTTCAGCCAATGAAAGCCGGGGGGCCATATACTATGGAAATCACCGGTAGTAACCATGTCACTATCCGCGATATTTTAATTGGCGATGTATGGTTTTGCTCGGGCCAGTCCAACATGGTTTTGCCCATGGAGCGGGTTAAGGAAAAATATCCTGATGAAATTGCAAAAGCCAATTATCCGCAGATCAGGAATTTTTTTGTAAAAACAGAAGCTGATGTAACCAAACAACATCAGGACCTGCTGCCCGGCAAATGGGCTAAAGCCGATTCTGTAACTGTTTTAGGTTTTGGCGCCGCGTCCTGGTTTTTTGCAAAGCAACTTTATCAAAAATACCATGTGCCCATAGGTATCATCAATTCAAGCGTGGGCGGTACACCTATTGAGGCCTGGATCGGCAGCGAGGGTTTAAAAAACATTCAATCATATCATAATAGGGTTGCCCAATTTAGTAGTACTGCTTTTATGGATAGCGTATTGAAAAAACACCCGCAACCTGTAGAGCAGCCTGATACAGATAAAGGCTTAAATGAGCCCCAACCATGGTATGATACCACTTATCGGCCGCATAACTGGCATCATTTCTGGCTGCCGGGCTATTGGGCCGATCAGGGTATAAAAGGCCTGAATGGGGTGGTATGGTTCAGGAAAGAAATTAACCTGCCGGCATCGGTACAGGGTAAAGCTGCTAAACTCTTTTTAGGCAGAATAGTAGATGCCGATCAAACCTATGTTAACGGCAGCAAGGTAGGGAACATTACTTATCAGTACCCCCCAAGGCGTTACGCGGTACCCGCCGGTTTATTAAGGCCGGGTAAAAATATTATTGTGGTACGTGTTATCAATACAGCGGGCAAAGGAGGTTTTGTGCCTGATAAACCATACTATCTGGCAATAGCAGGAGATACTACCGACCTTCGCGGCGATTGGCAATACAAGGTTGGGCAGGTGTTTGAACCGGTTTGGATAAAACCTGAATTTTCGGCCCAGAATGAGCCAACGGGGCTTTACAATACCATGGTAGCACCTGTTATCAATTATACCATTAAAGGGATGGTTTGGTACCAGGGCGAAAGTAATTCCAGCCGCGCATCAGAATATGGTAAATTGCTGAAAGCCCTTATTGCCGACTGGCGCAGCAGGTGGCAGGAGGGTAATATCCCTTTTATTTATGCCCAACTTCCCAACTTTAACGAGGCACAATACTTACCGACCGAAAGCAGTTGGGCCCAATTGCGCGATGGGCAGCTTAATGCCCTTGAAGTCCCCAATACAGGTATGGCAGTAACCATCGATGCCGGCGAATGGAATGATATCCACCCCCTCAATAAAAAAACTGTAGGGGAGCGGCTTGCCCGGGCTGCCGAAAATGTGGCCTATGGCGATGTAGACGTAGTACCATCCGGACCGATTTACCAATCGGCTAAAATTGAGGGGAATAAGGTTGAGATTACTTTTAAAAATACAGGTGCGGGGCTTATTGCTGGGGATAGTGAAGAACTGTCGCAATTTGCAATAGCAGGGGCCGATAAAAAGTTTGTTTGGGCAAAAGCTATTATTAAAGGAAATAAAGTGGTGGTTTGGAGCGATAAAATCCCCGCGCCGCTGCATGTTAGGTATGCCTGGGCCGATAATCCTGATGGGGCGAACCTGTATAATAAGGAGGGCTTGCCAGCATCACCTTTCCAAACCGATAAGCTGCAATAA